A single Drechmeria coniospora strain ARSEF 6962 chromosome 03, whole genome shotgun sequence DNA region contains:
- a CDS encoding Protein kinase-like domain protein, with amino-acid sequence MLGDVMSWVTWFAPAAVAAPGIAPAGAASRQAWTRVHLAFTSSHTLCFFPAARSPMPRRRPTMQGLVILDDAPPPKWPAPRSSAPPRREQPTLGPLKLRFVPSPPTTETVRFRFRTRFVHATASQVDGVHRNVIRLRVHPSAADRLVQIIYTLLPSPWLARCKASFPEWSLPSCLVVKKHKDGWDEEFEAEKATYAKLASLQGIVIPECYGEIRYCGARALLLSDIGGACLATPAGALLDEATFCRIMHDALTTLTRFGVLQEDRKLDNFHLVGDAVMVVDLESMSEGLSDEEFASDVASTVKWLARFYKTNQHCFLEDGFIAVDE; translated from the exons atgctcggcgacgtcatgAGCTGGGTCACGTGGTTCGCACCggctgccgttgctgccCCAGGCATCGCACCTGCGGGAGCTGCATCACGACAAGCCTGGACGCGCGTACACTTGGCCTTCACATCGTCCCATACCCTCTGCTTTTTCCCTGCTGCCCGCTCCCCGATGCCACGACGTCGTCCCACGATGCAAGGGCTAGTGATTCTCGACGATGCCCCTCCGCCGAaatggccggcgccgaggtcctcCGCGCCGCCCCGTCGGGAGCAGCCAACTCTGGGCCCTCTGAAGCTGCGCTTCGTACCGAGCCCGCCCACCACGGAGACCGTG CGATTTCGCTTTCGAACTCGTTTCGTCCACGCAACCGCCTCGCAGGTCGACGGAGTGCACCGCAACGTCATCCGTCTCCGCGTCCATCCAAGCGCCGCGGACAGGCTCGTCCAGATCATCTACACCCTTCTCCCGTCACCGTGGCTCGCTCGGTGCAAGGCATCCTTTCCCGAGTGGAGTCTGCCGTCGTGCCTCGTCGTCAAGAAGCACAAGGACGGTTGGGACGAAGAGTTTGAGGCGGAAAAGGCAACCTACGCGAAGCTTGCAAGCCTCCAGGGCATCGTCATTCCCGAGTGTTACGGCGAGATTCGCTACTGCGGCGCCAGGGCCCTTCTCCTGTCCGACATCGGCGGCGCCTGTCTGGCGACACCTGCGGGAGCCTTgctggacgaggcgacgTTTTGCCGCATCATGCACGACGCCCTGACCACGCTCACCCGATTTGGTGTGTTGCAGGAGGATAGAAAGCTGGACAACTttcacctcgtcggcgacgccgtcatggtTGTTGATTTGGAGTCCATGTCGGAAGGTCTGTCGGATGAAGAGTTCGCCTCGGACGTTGCATCCACGGTCAAGTGGCTGGCTCGCTTCTACAAGACCAACCAGCATTGCTTTTTAGAGGACGGCTTCATAGCCGTCGACGAATAG